A stretch of Sphingomicrobium flavum DNA encodes these proteins:
- a CDS encoding marine proteobacterial sortase target protein, with product MMAFWSLRSPFPLCRMMAALLVIALLFAAPAHADEEIGTGTLLFQRDGVATEIPALRLGTDISVDVSGPMARFTVTQAFRNNSKHWMAGSYLYPLPDDGAVDSLKMVVGDRVIIGRIKPREEASEIYEQAKSEGKRAGLVEQYRPNMFRTHVANVGPGETVLVQIELQAPVARLGDVYSLRLPLVVGPRYFPQSMIEADVAGASRTLLRSLVAPLAAPAIADDLNPVSINIRLNPGFLTDNVRSPSHAISLEEGRGAARGIRLTDGTVPANRDFVLEWTAKGEAPQVGLFHQTVGGEDYLLATIVPPAGDPKVPVPPRELIFVIDNSGSMGGESIRAAKDSLLHALSTLRPQDSFNIIRFDDTMDMLFASAMPASARHLGTARSFTGALDANGGTEMLPALEAALRGAATDKLRQVIFLTDGAIGNEDAMLAQIADHRGDSRVFMVGIGSAPNSHLMRQMAETGRGSFTYIGDVDEVRARMGELLNRLTAPVMTDIKADVAGSDVDFSPMVLPDLYRGEPLLLFARGEAIKGKLTISGTIGGKMWSRTLDLAKAQPSNAVAKSWARRRIGEVESMRWTGALDHDSADRMVEALGMMHHLVTSRTSLVAVDETPARPAGQGLREEDLPLLLPDGWDFVTLFEGHGTSDAMADAAADAAEEMMLEQGSLNFSAPLRSGLLILLAGMFLLVSARRFGGCHVA from the coding sequence ATGATGGCATTTTGGTCCCTTCGGTCCCCGTTCCCCCTCTGCCGGATGATGGCCGCTTTGCTGGTCATTGCGCTTCTCTTCGCTGCGCCTGCCCATGCGGATGAAGAGATCGGCACGGGCACCTTGCTGTTCCAGCGCGATGGGGTTGCCACCGAAATCCCGGCGCTCCGGCTGGGCACCGATATCAGCGTCGATGTGTCCGGGCCGATGGCCCGCTTCACGGTCACCCAGGCCTTTCGCAATAACAGCAAGCATTGGATGGCAGGCAGCTATCTCTATCCGCTGCCCGATGATGGTGCGGTCGACAGTCTGAAGATGGTCGTGGGCGACCGTGTCATCATCGGCCGCATCAAGCCTCGCGAGGAAGCCAGCGAGATTTACGAGCAGGCCAAGAGCGAGGGCAAGCGCGCCGGGCTTGTCGAACAATATCGCCCCAACATGTTCCGCACCCATGTCGCCAATGTGGGGCCGGGCGAGACCGTGCTGGTGCAAATCGAATTGCAGGCACCCGTCGCAAGGCTGGGCGATGTCTATTCGCTGCGCCTGCCGCTGGTGGTGGGCCCGCGCTATTTCCCGCAAAGCATGATCGAAGCCGATGTGGCTGGTGCGTCGCGCACGCTGCTGCGCTCGCTCGTCGCCCCGCTCGCGGCGCCTGCGATTGCCGATGACCTCAACCCGGTGTCGATCAATATCCGCCTCAACCCCGGCTTTCTGACCGACAATGTCCGCTCGCCATCCCACGCCATCAGCCTCGAGGAAGGGCGCGGTGCCGCGCGGGGTATCCGGCTCACTGACGGGACCGTGCCCGCCAACCGCGATTTTGTGCTGGAGTGGACGGCCAAGGGTGAAGCGCCGCAGGTCGGGCTGTTCCATCAGACAGTCGGGGGTGAGGATTATCTGCTCGCCACCATCGTGCCGCCCGCAGGCGATCCCAAGGTGCCGGTGCCGCCGCGCGAGCTGATCTTCGTGATCGACAATTCGGGATCGATGGGCGGGGAGAGCATTCGCGCGGCCAAGGACAGCCTGCTCCACGCCCTGTCCACGCTGCGGCCGCAGGACAGCTTCAATATCATCCGGTTCGACGACACGATGGACATGCTGTTCGCTAGCGCCATGCCTGCCAGTGCCCGCCACCTTGGCACGGCGCGCAGTTTTACCGGCGCGCTGGACGCCAATGGCGGGACCGAAATGCTGCCTGCGCTCGAAGCGGCCTTGCGCGGTGCTGCGACCGACAAGCTGCGGCAGGTGATTTTCCTCACCGATGGCGCGATCGGCAATGAAGACGCCATGCTGGCCCAGATTGCCGACCATCGGGGCGACAGCCGCGTCTTCATGGTCGGCATCGGGTCGGCCCCCAACAGCCACCTCATGCGCCAGATGGCCGAAACAGGGCGCGGCTCCTTCACCTATATCGGCGATGTCGATGAGGTGCGCGCACGCATGGGCGAATTGCTCAACCGGCTGACCGCGCCGGTGATGACCGACATCAAGGCCGATGTGGCCGGCAGCGATGTGGACTTCTCGCCCATGGTGCTGCCCGATCTCTATCGCGGCGAACCGCTGCTGCTCTTTGCCCGCGGCGAGGCGATCAAGGGTAAGTTGACAATCAGCGGCACGATCGGCGGCAAGATGTGGAGCCGCACGCTCGACCTCGCCAAGGCGCAGCCGAGCAATGCCGTCGCCAAAAGCTGGGCGCGTCGCCGGATCGGCGAGGTGGAATCGATGCGCTGGACCGGCGCGCTCGACCATGACAGCGCCGATCGCATGGTCGAGGCCCTGGGCATGATGCACCATCTGGTCACCAGCCGTACGAGTCTGGTCGCGGTCGATGAAACGCCCGCGCGCCCCGCCGGGCAAGGCCTGCGCGAGGAAGACCTCCCGCTGCTGCTGCCCGATGGCTGGGATTTCGTCACCCTGTTCGAGGGGCACGGGACCAGCGATGCGATGGCCGATGCTGCTGCGGACGCTGCTGAGGAAATGATGCTTGAACAAGGTTCGCTCAACTTCTCCGCCCCCCTGCGTAGCGGGCTCCTGATCCTGCTGGCCGGGATGTTTCTCCTGGTCTCGGCCCGTCGGTTCGGTGGCTGTCATGTGGCGTAG
- a CDS encoding helix-turn-helix domain-containing protein: protein MVEFEQEMVADRIKLELARRRISRQALADKARISLSTLEKSLSGSRQFTLNTVVRLEDALDTRLRDARQTAPVIHHECAPDRLGAYSHASVRWIEGDYLTLRASFSEEGGIYAYRTSIAWDAELGYLTFKEGDRIDGDFAQRGAVSMPRLSGHTYLVTEEAGQYRMAMLSRPNADGKMYGLLSTLQVGTGSQLVPISCPIALVPLAKVEPIAMGAINAGHPAHSAYRAILDKGLEQDFCRLRK from the coding sequence ATGGTCGAATTCGAGCAGGAAATGGTCGCCGATCGGATCAAGCTGGAACTGGCGCGGCGGCGCATTTCGCGCCAGGCGCTGGCCGACAAGGCGCGGATCAGCCTGTCGACGCTGGAAAAGTCATTGTCGGGCAGCCGCCAGTTTACGCTCAATACCGTGGTGAGGCTGGAAGATGCGCTCGATACCCGCCTGCGCGACGCCCGCCAGACCGCACCCGTCATCCACCATGAATGCGCGCCCGACCGGCTGGGCGCCTACAGCCATGCCTCGGTGCGCTGGATCGAAGGCGACTATCTCACCCTGCGCGCCAGCTTCAGCGAAGAGGGCGGCATCTATGCCTATCGCACCAGCATCGCCTGGGATGCGGAGCTCGGCTACCTCACCTTCAAGGAAGGCGACCGGATCGACGGCGATTTCGCGCAGCGCGGCGCGGTCTCCATGCCGCGCCTGTCGGGCCATACCTATCTAGTGACCGAGGAAGCGGGCCAATATCGCATGGCCATGCTCTCGCGGCCCAATGCCGATGGCAAGATGTACGGCCTGCTGTCCACGCTGCAGGTCGGCACGGGCTCGCAGCTGGTGCCGATCAGTTGCCCCATCGCGCTGGTGCCGCTGGCCAAAGTCGAACCGATTGCAATGGGCGCCATCAATGCCGGCCACCCTGCCCATAGCGCCTATCGCGCCATCCTCGACAAGGGGCTGGAACAGGATTTTTGCCGCCTGCGCAAATAA
- the nhaA gene encoding Na+/H+ antiporter NhaA produces MANSPQQIQAQEKLAGLVLIGAAALALVAANSGLAHVYHAILEFKFGPSWPRFGVFSVEYWIVDGLMAVFFLLVGLEVKREWFEGRLATPDDRRLPIIAALGGMVVPALVYLTVIGFDPALQSGWAIPAATDIAFAIGVLAILGRHAPASIKLLLVTIAIVDDIGAVAIIALVYTADLNTLALAGAAGVVAIMATMSLYGVRRLRWYLIGFFFLWYCVLASGVHATIAGVLAALTIPLGKGEKVSPLKSLEHSIHPWVMFGIVPIFGFAAAGVELPDNMGALFQPLPLGIMLGLFVGKQIGVFGTVYFACKTRLARRPKGTRWMQIWGAATLCGIGFTMSLFIGALAFPGNPEAVDAAKIGTLMGSLLSALLGYTILRFTNARPSSEEMMDQAGDIFVADNDTRCEDKPRAE; encoded by the coding sequence ATGGCGAACAGTCCGCAACAGATCCAGGCCCAGGAGAAACTGGCCGGCCTCGTGCTTATTGGCGCGGCCGCGCTGGCGCTGGTCGCTGCCAATAGCGGGCTCGCCCATGTCTATCACGCGATCCTCGAATTCAAGTTCGGGCCCAGCTGGCCGCGCTTTGGCGTGTTCAGCGTGGAATATTGGATCGTCGACGGGCTGATGGCGGTCTTCTTCCTGCTCGTCGGGCTGGAAGTGAAGCGCGAATGGTTCGAAGGGCGGCTCGCCACCCCGGACGACCGCCGCCTTCCCATCATCGCCGCGCTGGGCGGCATGGTGGTGCCTGCGCTCGTCTACCTCACCGTCATCGGGTTCGATCCAGCCCTGCAATCGGGCTGGGCCATCCCGGCGGCGACCGACATCGCCTTTGCCATCGGCGTGCTGGCGATCCTGGGGCGCCATGCCCCTGCTTCGATTAAGCTGCTGCTGGTCACCATCGCGATCGTCGACGATATCGGGGCGGTGGCGATCATCGCGCTGGTCTATACCGCCGATCTCAACACGCTGGCGCTGGCCGGCGCAGCGGGTGTGGTCGCGATCATGGCGACCATGTCGCTCTACGGTGTCCGGCGGCTGCGCTGGTATCTGATCGGCTTCTTCTTCCTGTGGTATTGCGTGCTCGCCTCGGGCGTTCATGCCACCATTGCGGGCGTGCTGGCGGCGCTCACCATCCCGCTCGGCAAGGGCGAAAAGGTCAGCCCCTTGAAGTCGCTCGAACATTCTATCCACCCCTGGGTGATGTTCGGGATCGTGCCCATTTTCGGCTTCGCCGCCGCTGGCGTCGAACTGCCCGACAATATGGGCGCGCTATTCCAGCCGCTGCCGCTCGGCATCATGCTCGGCCTGTTCGTCGGCAAGCAGATCGGCGTGTTCGGCACGGTCTACTTCGCCTGCAAGACCCGCCTTGCCCGTCGGCCTAAGGGCACCCGCTGGATGCAGATCTGGGGCGCAGCAACCCTCTGCGGCATTGGCTTCACCATGAGCCTATTCATCGGCGCGCTGGCCTTCCCCGGCAATCCGGAAGCGGTAGACGCCGCCAAGATCGGGACGCTGATGGGTTCGCTGCTGTCGGCGCTGCTCGGTTATACCATCTTGCGCTTCACCAACGCCCGCCCGTCGAGCGAGGAAATGATGGACCAGGCCGGCGACATTTTCGTCGCCGACAATGATACGCGCTGCGAGGACAAGCCCCGCGCCGAATGA